The following are from one region of the Lacinutrix sp. Bg11-31 genome:
- a CDS encoding succinylglutamate desuccinylase/aspartoacylase family protein: protein MNTENKNDLNILGETIKPGQSVEISFNVAKLHTRTLVDIPIIVERSKKPGPVILFTAGIHGDEINGVEIVRQIISKGINKPKIGTIICVPVLNVFGFINMEREFPDGRDLNRVFPGSKSGSLASRVAYSLVSEIMPHADFIMDFHTGGALRFNAPQIRIIDGNEDLNIAAKIFGSPFVLYSKNVNKSFRNTCNRLNKPILLFEGGKSIHIDNDVTNTGVNGAKRILSHYGMLQRKFKVSEPKKAVIFINESRWIRASYSGMFKASIDVGSKVEKGQVIGNITDPYGKFNHFVKTSNTGYIINVNESPIVYQGDALFHISTKLVDE from the coding sequence ATGAATACTGAAAACAAAAACGATTTAAACATTTTAGGCGAAACCATTAAACCTGGACAAAGCGTAGAAATAAGTTTTAATGTTGCAAAATTACACACAAGAACACTAGTAGATATTCCAATTATTGTTGAGCGTTCTAAAAAACCTGGACCTGTTATTCTATTTACAGCAGGTATACATGGAGACGAAATTAATGGTGTAGAAATTGTTCGACAAATAATCTCGAAAGGCATTAATAAACCAAAAATAGGAACCATAATTTGTGTCCCAGTTTTAAATGTTTTTGGATTTATTAATATGGAACGCGAATTTCCAGATGGTCGCGATTTAAACCGTGTATTTCCAGGAAGTAAATCTGGTTCTTTAGCAAGCAGAGTTGCATATTCTTTAGTTTCTGAAATAATGCCTCATGCCGATTTTATAATGGATTTCCATACAGGAGGCGCTTTACGTTTTAATGCACCACAAATAAGAATTATTGATGGTAATGAAGATCTAAATATTGCAGCCAAAATTTTTGGATCTCCCTTTGTCTTGTATTCTAAAAACGTAAATAAATCTTTTAGAAACACTTGCAATAGATTGAATAAACCTATTCTGCTTTTTGAAGGCGGAAAATCAATTCATATAGATAATGATGTTACAAATACAGGTGTAAATGGAGCCAAACGTATTTTAAGCCATTATGGAATGCTTCAAAGAAAGTTTAAAGTTTCAGAACCCAAAAAAGCTGTAATTTTTATAAATGAAAGTCGTTGGATTCGAGCAAGCTATTCTGGAATGTTTAAGGCTTCAATAGATGTTGGTTCTAAAGTTGAAAAAGGCCAGGTTATTGGAAATATTACAGATCCTTATGGCAAGTTTAATCACTTTGTAAAAACGTCTAATACTGGATACATTATTAATGTAAACGAATCGCCAATTGTTTATCAAGGTGATGCGCTGTTTCATATTTCAACTAAATTAGTAGACGAATAA
- a CDS encoding endonuclease has protein sequence MKNLKLWLSVALITAFVSVNAQEEKKYKIHTVAFYNLENLFDTVNDTKKNDEASPMMEIKADREEVYKKKVHNMARVIADIGTETTGNAPAIIGICEVENVDVVEDVANDPLLLAKDYGIVHFDSPDRRGIDVGLMYQKRLFQPISKSSHTLKIYDDNTKKRVYTRDQLLVTGKLDGDLIHIIVSHWPSRSGGEARSRPKRVAAAKLNKRIIDSLQAIDPYAKIITMGDLNDDPTNASVKDVLKAKAKKKSVAIKGIYNPFINMFKKQGLGTTAYRDAWSLFDQIMVTKPLIETDFSSFRYYKAGIYNKNYLTNKKGRYKGYPLRSFADGGFTDGFSDHFPVYIYLIKEIK, from the coding sequence ATGAAAAATTTAAAACTATGGCTTTCAGTTGCACTTATCACTGCTTTTGTTAGCGTTAATGCTCAAGAGGAAAAGAAATACAAAATCCATACTGTGGCTTTTTATAATCTTGAAAACTTATTTGACACAGTAAACGATACAAAGAAAAACGATGAAGCTAGCCCAATGATGGAAATTAAAGCAGATCGTGAAGAAGTTTACAAAAAGAAAGTTCATAATATGGCGCGTGTAATTGCAGATATTGGTACTGAAACTACAGGAAATGCACCTGCAATTATTGGTATATGTGAAGTTGAGAATGTTGATGTTGTTGAGGATGTTGCCAATGATCCTTTATTACTAGCTAAAGATTATGGTATTGTTCATTTTGATTCACCAGACAGGCGTGGTATTGATGTTGGTTTAATGTACCAAAAAAGATTATTTCAACCAATATCTAAAAGTTCTCATACTTTAAAAATTTATGATGACAATACAAAAAAACGTGTTTACACTAGAGATCAATTATTAGTTACAGGAAAACTTGATGGAGATCTTATACATATTATAGTAAGCCATTGGCCATCTCGTAGCGGTGGAGAGGCAAGAAGTCGCCCAAAACGTGTTGCTGCTGCAAAATTAAACAAACGCATTATAGATTCTTTACAAGCAATAGATCCTTACGCTAAAATTATTACAATGGGAGATTTAAACGATGATCCCACAAACGCTAGTGTTAAAGATGTGCTTAAAGCTAAAGCAAAGAAAAAAAGTGTTGCAATAAAAGGAATCTATAATCCTTTTATTAATATGTTTAAAAAACAAGGATTAGGAACTACTGCCTATAGAGATGCTTGGAGTTTATTCGACCAGATTATGGTTACAAAACCATTGATTGAAACCGATTTTTCTTCTTTTAGATATTACAAAGCTGGGATTTACAATAAAAACTATTTAACAAATAAAAAAGGCCGTTATAAAGGCTACCCACTTAGAAGCTTCGCAGATGGAGGTTTTACAGATGGTTTTAGCGATCACTTTCCTGTTTATATTTATTTAATTAAAGAGATAAAATAA
- a CDS encoding RimK/LysX family protein, which translates to MPKKIIGRIDKVDFPTLDLFDIDIKIDTGAFTSSMHCHQVVEEDNLLKCLFFDKEHPNYNKKIIVFKNYSTTKVKSSNGMVQKRYIVKTSVILFEKKYKIDLTLSTRSEMKYPILIGRKFLSKKFLVDINLKNLSYLKKRDLQIK; encoded by the coding sequence ATGCCCAAAAAAATTATAGGCAGAATAGATAAAGTAGATTTTCCAACGCTTGATTTATTTGATATAGATATTAAAATAGATACAGGAGCTTTTACATCTTCTATGCATTGTCACCAAGTAGTAGAAGAAGATAATTTACTAAAATGTTTGTTTTTTGATAAAGAACATCCAAATTATAACAAAAAAATTATAGTTTTTAAAAACTACTCTACAACTAAAGTAAAGAGTAGTAATGGGATGGTTCAAAAAAGATACATCGTAAAAACGTCTGTTATACTTTTTGAAAAGAAATATAAAATAGATCTTACTTTAAGTACTAGGTCTGAAATGAAATATCCTATTTTAATTGGGAGAAAATTTCTATCTAAAAAATTTCTTGTAGATATTAATTTAAAAAACTTATCTTATCTAAAGAAAAGAGACCTCCAAATAAAATAA
- a CDS encoding lipoprotein signal peptidase, translated as MSFKKASILIIIILLIDQISKLYIKTHFQLHESLELFSWFKIYFVENDGMAWGTKLSDFAPSLISDRIAKLSLTTFRIFAIFGIGYWLVNSIKKHQSKTLLLALIFIFAGALGNIIDSVFYGAFFNDSFGQVASFMPKDGGYDNLLYGNVVDMLYFPMWQGNLPEWLPFLGGENFIFFEPVFNIADVAIATGFGVLLFFNKKAFPKNEDNI; from the coding sequence ATGTCTTTTAAGAAAGCCTCAATTTTAATTATCATTATTTTACTAATCGACCAGATTAGTAAACTGTATATAAAAACACATTTTCAACTACATGAATCTTTAGAGCTATTTAGTTGGTTTAAAATTTACTTTGTAGAAAATGATGGTATGGCTTGGGGAACCAAATTAAGTGACTTTGCCCCAAGTTTAATAAGTGATAGAATAGCAAAATTATCTTTAACTACTTTTAGAATTTTTGCCATTTTTGGTATTGGGTACTGGCTAGTAAACTCTATAAAGAAGCACCAGTCTAAAACATTACTTTTAGCATTGATTTTTATTTTTGCAGGAGCTTTAGGCAATATTATAGATTCCGTTTTTTATGGTGCTTTTTTTAACGATAGCTTTGGACAAGTTGCCTCTTTTATGCCAAAAGATGGTGGTTACGATAATCTACTGTATGGTAATGTAGTCGACATGCTTTATTTCCCTATGTGGCAAGGTAACTTACCAGAGTGGTTACCGTTTTTAGGTGGTGAAAATTTTATTTTTTTCGAACCTGTTTTTAATATTGCAGATGTTGCAATTGCAACTGGATTTGGTGTTTTATTATTCTTTAATAAGAAAGCATTCCCTAAGAACGAGGACAATATTTAG
- a CDS encoding carboxypeptidase regulatory-like domain-containing protein translates to MKKKLLIFLFGMFSVCTIFAQETIVKGSVKDAVTDEPLPDVTITVEETGQSETTDGMGQFKFSQAIPFGEQMLRITKTGFLPKRYPIIVNEGKTVDIQDMTLEVDQGSQADLFTITLSDDELSDDTSGSDNISGLLSSSRDIFQRTAAFEFSSSFFRVRGLDSDNGTVLINGIKMNKFDTGRPQWSNWGGLNDVVRNQEFSQGLSPSAYTFGGVLGATNMNTKASSYREGGRVTYSSSNRSYTNRLMASYSSGLMEDGWAYTLMAGRRWGNEGYQDASLYDSNSFFASVEKKINDKHSINFTSIYAPNRRGKSSSNTQEVYDLKGIKYNEYWGYLDGKKKNSRIKEVEEPIIMLNHTWDISSKTALNTNIGYQFGKIGNSRLDYAGGANPSPAYYQDLPSNYLEDGDLAGAYAAEQEFLNDGQVDWERIIDANLTNNTMGTNAAYVLYEDRNDDKTLTLNSIFNTELNENVLFHAGINYRKLDSENFAEIIDLLGSTTGVSNIDSFSQNAFDANNPDYIAYEGDKFRYNYNINVNELSGFAQAQFKYNKVDFYLAGSLTKTDYQREGLFKNGNNLDNSYGKGDKLEFTGVGAKAGFTYKITGKHLLDFNGGYITKAPSIRNTYTNSRESHDYVGVRFGNKEAGIDITEEKIMSVDASYIFRSPIIKAKLTGFYTKIEDANEISFYFTQGSSTGFIQEILTGVEKRHIGGELGIEAQVTPTIKLKGAASVGQYTYDNNPNLYINSTSEDFVDVQDGEQINLVDDVTTSNLEGYKVAGGPQTAYSVGFEYRDPDYWWFGATANFFDNAYVDVSPLSRSSAFYTDADGLPYNDYDPDVAKGLLSQEKFDNYMVVNLVGGKSWKIGDKYIGFFASVGNLLDKQYKTGGYEQGRRADYRALRDDISLEKRVFGAKYWYGRGANYFVNVYLRF, encoded by the coding sequence ATGAAAAAAAAATTACTAATTTTTTTATTCGGAATGTTTTCTGTTTGTACAATCTTTGCTCAAGAAACGATTGTAAAAGGTAGCGTTAAAGACGCTGTTACAGATGAACCACTTCCAGACGTAACCATTACTGTTGAAGAAACAGGGCAAAGTGAAACAACAGATGGAATGGGTCAGTTTAAATTTAGTCAAGCGATTCCTTTTGGAGAGCAAATGCTAAGAATAACTAAGACAGGATTTCTGCCAAAAAGATATCCTATTATTGTAAATGAAGGAAAAACTGTAGATATCCAAGACATGACTCTTGAAGTCGATCAAGGTAGTCAAGCAGATTTGTTTACCATTACACTTTCGGACGATGAATTAAGTGATGATACAAGTGGTTCTGATAATATATCAGGATTATTATCTTCTTCTCGTGATATTTTTCAAAGAACAGCAGCTTTTGAGTTTAGTTCTTCTTTCTTTAGAGTAAGAGGATTAGATTCAGACAATGGTACTGTTTTAATAAACGGGATTAAAATGAATAAATTCGATACAGGAAGACCACAATGGAGTAATTGGGGAGGATTAAACGATGTTGTTCGTAATCAAGAATTTTCACAAGGACTTTCTCCTTCGGCATACACTTTTGGTGGCGTTTTAGGAGCAACTAACATGAACACTAAAGCATCTTCTTATAGAGAAGGTGGTCGTGTAACATACTCTTCTTCTAATAGAAGTTATACAAACCGTTTAATGGCAAGTTATTCTTCAGGTTTAATGGAAGATGGTTGGGCTTATACGCTTATGGCTGGAAGACGTTGGGGAAATGAAGGCTATCAAGACGCTTCACTTTACGATTCTAACTCGTTTTTTGCTTCAGTTGAAAAGAAAATTAACGACAAACATAGTATAAACTTTACTTCTATTTACGCACCTAATAGAAGAGGGAAGTCTTCTTCTAATACGCAAGAAGTTTACGATTTAAAAGGAATTAAGTACAACGAATATTGGGGATATTTAGATGGGAAAAAGAAAAACTCTCGTATTAAAGAAGTTGAAGAACCAATTATAATGTTAAATCATACTTGGGACATTTCATCTAAAACAGCGTTAAATACAAACATTGGATACCAATTTGGAAAAATAGGTAATAGTCGTTTAGATTATGCAGGTGGTGCAAACCCAAGTCCAGCATATTATCAAGATTTGCCAAGTAATTACTTAGAAGATGGAGATTTAGCAGGTGCTTATGCAGCAGAGCAAGAATTCTTAAATGATGGACAAGTAGATTGGGAAAGAATTATAGATGCTAACTTAACTAATAATACAATGGGCACAAATGCAGCATATGTATTATATGAAGATAGAAATGATGATAAAACATTAACATTAAACAGTATTTTTAATACGGAGTTAAATGAAAACGTTTTATTTCATGCAGGAATTAATTACAGAAAATTAGATTCTGAAAACTTTGCTGAAATTATCGATTTGTTAGGAAGTACTACTGGAGTTTCAAATATAGATTCGTTTAGTCAAAATGCATTCGATGCAAATAATCCTGATTATATAGCTTACGAAGGTGATAAATTTAGATACAACTATAATATAAATGTAAACGAGTTATCTGGTTTTGCACAAGCACAATTTAAGTATAATAAAGTAGATTTTTACTTAGCAGGAAGCTTAACAAAAACAGATTACCAAAGAGAAGGTTTATTTAAAAATGGAAACAATTTAGATAATTCTTATGGTAAAGGAGATAAATTGGAGTTTACAGGAGTTGGAGCAAAAGCCGGATTTACTTATAAAATTACAGGAAAACACTTATTAGATTTTAATGGAGGCTATATTACAAAAGCACCATCTATAAGGAATACATATACAAACTCAAGAGAGAGCCATGATTATGTTGGTGTAAGATTTGGTAATAAAGAGGCTGGTATTGATATTACTGAAGAAAAAATAATGTCTGTAGATGCGAGTTATATTTTTAGATCACCAATTATTAAAGCAAAATTAACTGGTTTTTATACTAAAATAGAAGACGCAAACGAAATTTCATTTTACTTTACACAAGGTAGTAGTACAGGATTTATTCAAGAAATATTAACTGGAGTTGAGAAAAGACACATTGGAGGAGAATTAGGTATAGAAGCACAGGTAACACCAACTATTAAATTAAAAGGTGCTGCATCTGTAGGTCAATATACTTACGATAATAATCCTAATTTATATATAAACTCAACATCAGAAGATTTTGTAGATGTTCAAGATGGTGAGCAAATTAATCTTGTAGACGATGTAACTACATCTAATTTAGAAGGATATAAAGTAGCAGGTGGGCCACAAACTGCTTATTCTGTAGGTTTCGAATATAGAGATCCAGATTACTGGTGGTTTGGTGCAACAGCAAATTTTTTCGACAATGCATACGTAGATGTAAGTCCGCTATCAAGATCTAGCGCATTCTATACAGATGCAGATGGATTACCTTATAATGATTACGATCCAGACGTTGCAAAAGGTTTATTAAGTCAAGAGAAGTTTGATAATTACATGGTTGTAAACTTAGTAGGTGGAAAGTCTTGGAAAATTGGAGATAAATATATTGGTTTCTTTGCTAGTGTAGGAAACTTATTAGATAAGCAATACAAAACAGGTGGTTACGAGCAAGGAAGGCGTGCAGATTACAGAGCTTTAAGAGATGATATAAGTCTAGAAAAAAGAGTTTTCGGAGCTAAATATTGGTATGGTAGAGGTGCAAATTACTTTGTAAATGTGTATCTTAGATTTTAA
- the rimK gene encoding 30S ribosomal protein S6--L-glutamate ligase — MKIIILSRNAHLYSTKRLIEAAKKRKHEVEVIDPLMCDIIIEKKNPKVIFKGRTLECDAIIPRIGASVTFYGTAVVRQFEMMKVFSAVESQALVRSRDKLRSLQVLSRAGLGMPKTVFSNYAKDVQSMIEYVGGAPLVIKLLEGTQGLGVVLAETNNAAESVIEAFNGLQARVIVQEFIRESKGADLRAFIVDGVVVGAMKRQGKEGEFRSNLHRGGSANIIELSDEEENAALKAAKSLGLGICGVDLLQSARGPLVLEVNSSPGLEGIETATKKDIASTIIRYIERHV, encoded by the coding sequence ATGAAAATAATAATACTATCTAGAAACGCTCATTTATATTCTACTAAACGTCTTATTGAGGCTGCGAAAAAGCGTAAACACGAGGTTGAAGTAATAGATCCTTTAATGTGCGATATTATTATAGAGAAGAAAAACCCAAAAGTTATCTTTAAAGGAAGAACTTTAGAGTGTGATGCTATTATACCTAGAATTGGTGCTTCTGTAACTTTTTACGGGACAGCTGTTGTAAGACAGTTTGAAATGATGAAAGTGTTTTCGGCTGTAGAATCTCAAGCCTTAGTGAGATCAAGAGATAAGCTACGTAGCTTACAAGTACTATCTAGAGCTGGTTTAGGAATGCCAAAAACGGTGTTTTCTAATTATGCGAAAGACGTACAAAGTATGATTGAATATGTAGGTGGTGCACCTCTAGTAATTAAATTATTAGAAGGTACGCAAGGATTAGGTGTTGTATTGGCAGAAACAAATAACGCAGCAGAGTCTGTAATCGAGGCTTTTAATGGATTACAAGCACGTGTTATTGTTCAAGAATTTATTAGAGAATCTAAAGGTGCAGACCTTCGTGCTTTTATTGTTGATGGCGTAGTTGTTGGAGCAATGAAACGTCAAGGTAAAGAAGGTGAGTTTAGATCTAATTTACATAGAGGAGGAAGTGCTAATATAATTGAACTTTCAGATGAAGAAGAAAATGCTGCTTTAAAAGCTGCGAAATCTCTTGGTTTGGGTATTTGTGGTGTAGATTTACTGCAATCTGCTCGTGGCCCTTTAGTTTTAGAAGTTAATTCTTCGCCTGGATTAGAAGGTATCGAAACTGCTACCAAAAAAGATATTGCATCTACTATTATTCGTTATATTGAACGACATGTTTAA
- the uvrC gene encoding excinuclease ABC subunit UvrC — protein MDNPSLEIQLKTLPNSPGVYQYYDAEGTIIYVGKAKNLKKRVSSYFTKTHENGKTRVLVSKIVNIKHIVVETETDALLLENNLIKKHKPRYNVLLKDDKTYPWICIKNERFPRVFPTRRVIKDGSEYFGPYTSMKTVKTLLGLIKGLYKLRTCNYKLSQENVNSGKFKVCLEYHLGNCKGACEGRETEGSYHENIEAIRAILKGNFKDSLEQFKQQMYLFAEEMLFEDAQKIKEKIEVLENYQSKSTIINPKISNVDVFSIVSDEIYGYINFLQISYGSIIRSHTLEIKKKLDETDKQLLELAIIEIRGRFNSNSKEIYVPFHVAVGNEIKVSLPQLGDKKKILDLSIRNAKYYRMERFKQVKITDPDRHVKRIMAQMKKDLRLGEEPRHIECFDNSNIQGTNPVAACVVFKNGKPSKRDYRNFNIKTVVGPDDFASMEEVVFRRYKRLLDEKEPLPQLIIIDGGKGQLSSALKSLDALGLRNKIAIIGIAKRLEELFYPDDPIPLYLDKKSETLKIIQQLRNEAHRFGIEHHRNKRSKQALNTEMETIPGIGEKTIIDLLKEFKSAKRIANAKLDELEQVVGVSRAEKIYSYYHKTEND, from the coding sequence ATGGATAATCCTTCGCTAGAAATACAGTTAAAAACCCTACCAAATTCTCCTGGTGTGTATCAGTATTATGATGCTGAAGGAACTATTATCTATGTTGGAAAAGCCAAAAACCTAAAAAAAAGAGTCTCTTCTTATTTCACTAAAACGCACGAAAACGGAAAAACGCGAGTTTTAGTAAGTAAAATAGTGAACATAAAACACATTGTTGTTGAAACCGAAACCGATGCTTTATTATTAGAGAATAACTTAATTAAAAAACATAAACCACGATATAATGTTCTATTAAAAGACGACAAAACCTATCCGTGGATTTGTATTAAAAACGAACGTTTTCCAAGAGTATTCCCTACACGTCGCGTAATTAAAGATGGCAGCGAGTATTTTGGGCCCTACACTAGTATGAAAACGGTTAAAACTTTGTTGGGTTTAATAAAAGGACTTTATAAATTACGAACCTGTAATTATAAATTATCTCAAGAAAATGTAAATTCAGGAAAGTTTAAAGTCTGTTTAGAATACCATTTAGGAAATTGTAAAGGCGCATGCGAAGGCAGAGAAACAGAAGGAAGTTATCATGAAAACATAGAAGCTATAAGAGCTATTTTAAAAGGAAACTTTAAAGATTCGCTAGAACAGTTTAAGCAGCAAATGTATTTATTTGCTGAAGAAATGTTGTTTGAAGACGCTCAGAAAATTAAGGAGAAAATTGAGGTTCTAGAAAATTACCAATCCAAGTCAACCATAATAAACCCAAAAATTAGTAACGTAGATGTCTTTTCGATTGTAAGTGATGAAATCTATGGTTACATAAATTTTCTTCAAATATCTTATGGTTCAATTATACGCTCACATACTTTAGAAATTAAAAAAAAATTAGATGAAACAGATAAGCAATTATTAGAACTCGCTATTATTGAAATTCGTGGGCGTTTTAACTCAAATTCAAAAGAGATCTATGTGCCTTTTCATGTTGCGGTTGGTAATGAAATTAAAGTAAGCCTACCTCAACTAGGAGATAAAAAGAAGATTTTAGACCTCTCTATTCGTAATGCAAAATATTACAGAATGGAACGTTTTAAGCAAGTTAAAATAACAGATCCAGATCGCCACGTCAAACGTATTATGGCGCAAATGAAAAAAGACTTACGTTTGGGCGAAGAACCAAGACATATAGAATGTTTCGACAATTCTAACATACAAGGTACTAATCCTGTAGCAGCATGTGTGGTTTTTAAAAATGGTAAACCTAGCAAACGAGACTACAGAAATTTTAATATTAAAACTGTTGTGGGTCCAGACGATTTTGCTTCTATGGAAGAAGTTGTTTTTAGACGCTACAAACGTTTACTCGATGAAAAAGAACCATTACCACAATTAATAATTATTGATGGTGGAAAAGGACAATTATCTTCAGCTTTAAAAAGTTTAGACGCTTTAGGGTTAAGAAACAAAATCGCAATTATAGGAATTGCCAAACGTTTAGAAGAATTATTCTATCCAGACGATCCAATTCCACTATATTTAGATAAAAAAAGCGAAACACTAAAAATTATACAACAATTAAGAAACGAAGCGCATCGTTTCGGAATAGAACATCACAGAAATAAAAGAAGTAAACAAGCGTTAAACACAGAAATGGAAACCATTCCTGGAATTGGCGAAAAAACCATTATAGATTTGTTAAAAGAATTTAAGTCTGCAAAACGAATTGCTAATGCAAAATTAGATGAACTTGAACAGGTTGTAGGTGTTTCGAGAGCAGAAAAAATTTATAGCTATTATCATAAAACCGAAAACGATTAA
- a CDS encoding 5-formyltetrahydrofolate cyclo-ligase, whose product MVTKLELRQKYKNLRKELTEDAIDDLSLEIANKLLDLEIWDHEFYHVFLSIGSLKEINTDFILSILSGKDKNIVISKSDFETRTLQNFLLTDATKIKLNKYNIPEPVDGIEINNSKIEVVFVPLLACDKKGNRIGYGKGFYDNFLASCNPETIKIGLSFFEIEEVVFPVLESDVALDYCVTPQNIYRF is encoded by the coding sequence ATGGTTACTAAATTAGAATTAAGACAGAAATATAAAAATCTTCGAAAGGAATTAACTGAAGATGCAATTGATGATTTAAGTCTTGAAATTGCAAATAAACTATTAGACTTAGAGATTTGGGACCATGAGTTCTATCATGTTTTTCTTTCTATAGGGAGTTTAAAAGAAATAAACACAGATTTTATTTTAAGTATTCTATCCGGAAAAGATAAAAACATAGTAATTTCTAAAAGTGATTTTGAAACTAGAACACTTCAAAATTTCTTATTAACAGATGCAACAAAGATTAAATTAAATAAATACAATATTCCGGAACCTGTAGATGGTATCGAAATTAACAACTCTAAAATAGAGGTTGTATTTGTGCCTCTTTTAGCTTGCGACAAAAAAGGAAATCGCATTGGTTATGGTAAAGGTTTTTATGATAATTTTTTAGCAAGTTGTAACCCAGAAACTATTAAAATTGGTTTGTCCTTTTTTGAAATTGAAGAAGTTGTTTTTCCTGTTTTAGAAAGTGATGTAGCATTAGATTATTGCGTTACTCCACAAAACATTTATAGGTTCTAA
- a CDS encoding DUF5689 domain-containing protein, giving the protein MKTNKLITLALSFMALIAVTSCVEDDDYSVPQTQGTEENAALNTLLGQIEAGTVQVVSIAEVKMMYNSTEPFEVDTDIVVKGYVSSSDATGNFFKEFYIQDAPENPTNGLQITTSTTDTYNKFNKGREVYIKLKDLFIGETRVGNGVTTIGGGTETDQYGTTVTAITNSQESTKMLRSPNTEVLVPLNISFSDVTGSLIGVYVQFDNVEFSDNLAGLRYFDPSQDYDTQRTLQACSGFDYSEFILETSAFSTFKNEMLPTSNGSIAGVITKNYTGDTTLLALNSTDDVMFNNSRCSVLDIANFTEIMGEDFDTATNNTDLDIAGWANFAEAGSRVWREKTYQGNGYAELSGYGSNDDSNIAWMVSPGINVDAQDVEFVSFEAAQHHLDTDDNTLEIFVSTDFDGTDVLGATWEPVSASLPSSSTSWYQFVSSGLIDLSSYSGTLHVAFKYTGSGNDTTLDGAYQVDNFSVLAEM; this is encoded by the coding sequence ATGAAAACGAATAAATTAATAACATTAGCACTTAGTTTTATGGCTTTAATAGCTGTAACATCTTGTGTAGAAGACGACGATTATTCAGTACCACAAACTCAAGGAACTGAAGAGAATGCGGCATTAAATACTTTACTAGGTCAAATTGAAGCAGGTACTGTTCAAGTAGTATCTATAGCTGAGGTTAAAATGATGTATAATTCTACAGAACCATTTGAAGTAGATACAGATATCGTAGTAAAAGGATATGTAAGTTCTTCTGATGCTACTGGAAACTTCTTTAAGGAGTTTTATATTCAAGATGCTCCAGAAAACCCAACTAACGGGTTACAAATAACAACGAGCACAACAGATACTTATAATAAGTTTAATAAAGGACGTGAGGTTTATATTAAATTAAAAGATTTGTTTATTGGAGAAACAAGAGTTGGTAACGGTGTTACAACTATTGGTGGAGGAACAGAAACAGACCAATATGGTACAACTGTAACTGCAATTACAAATAGCCAAGAAAGTACTAAAATGTTAAGATCACCAAATACAGAGGTTCTTGTACCATTAAATATTTCTTTTTCTGATGTAACGGGATCACTTATTGGTGTTTATGTACAGTTTGATAATGTAGAGTTTTCAGATAATTTAGCAGGATTACGTTATTTCGATCCTTCTCAAGATTACGATACACAAAGAACTTTACAAGCTTGTAGCGGTTTTGATTATTCAGAATTTATTTTAGAAACTAGTGCTTTTTCAACTTTTAAAAATGAAATGTTGCCAACTTCAAATGGTTCTATAGCAGGTGTAATTACAAAAAACTACACAGGAGATACAACACTTTTAGCTTTAAACTCTACAGACGATGTAATGTTTAATAACTCTCGTTGTTCTGTTTTAGATATTGCAAATTTCACGGAAATTATGGGTGAAGATTTTGATACTGCTACTAATAATACAGATTTAGACATTGCAGGATGGGCAAATTTTGCTGAGGCAGGATCTAGAGTATGGAGAGAAAAAACATACCAAGGTAATGGATATGCAGAGTTAAGCGGTTATGGTTCTAACGACGATAGTAACATTGCTTGGATGGTATCTCCAGGAATTAATGTAGACGCTCAAGATGTAGAGTTTGTAAGTTTTGAAGCAGCTCAACATCACTTAGATACAGATGATAATACATTAGAGATATTTGTATCTACAGATTTCGATGGTACAGATGTTTTAGGTGCAACATGGGAGCCAGTTTCAGCTAGTTTACCTTCTTCATCAACATCTTGGTACCAGTTTGTTAGTTCTGGTTTAATAGACTTGTCGTCTTATTCAGGAACATTACATGTTGCTTTTAAGTATACAGGTTCAGGTAATGATACAACATTAGATGGTGCATACCAAGTAGATAATTTCTCTGTATTAGCAGAAATGTAA